One window from the genome of Pedobacter schmidteae encodes:
- a CDS encoding arylsulfatase has protein sequence MQHISYLKPLISLSIFICLVAFTAQAQQSTKPNIVYILADDMGYGDLSSLNKDSKINTPQLDKLVADGIHFTDAHSNSSVCTPTRYGILTGRYAFRSALKKGVLHGYSPALIEKGRPTVASFLRDNGYTTACIGKWHLGLNWVKNDPAKPIGTPGTGTKLTSDFDDNVNYTKALEDGPLNHGFDYSYILPASLDMSPYLYLRNDKAVLPATGFTSGQSENDRRGTMRRAGKMSPGFDFQQVLPGFINDAIDYINKQNNTGKPFFLYLPLPSPHTPWVPTEDFKQSKAGLYGNYVEETDYMIGKVLEALKKNHMDQNTLVIVTSDNGSDWKPSDIEETRHRANYIYRGRKADIYEAGHRIPFIARWPKQIKPGSTSNQILCTTDFFATVAAIIQKPLPANAAEDSEPILNAFTGKAKSPIREAIIHHSLGGIFAIRKGDWKLSTELGSGGFTDPRKLEAKPGEAPMTLYNVANDIEEKNNLYFEKPEIVNELQALLKKYLDEGHSRKMK, from the coding sequence ATGCAGCATATATCTTATCTAAAACCGCTGATTAGCCTCTCTATTTTTATTTGTTTAGTAGCTTTTACGGCACAGGCCCAGCAAAGCACTAAGCCTAATATTGTGTATATATTGGCCGATGATATGGGATATGGTGATTTGTCAAGCCTCAACAAGGATTCGAAAATCAACACACCACAGCTGGATAAACTGGTAGCCGACGGGATTCATTTTACCGATGCACATTCCAATTCATCGGTATGCACGCCCACCCGATATGGTATTCTTACTGGAAGGTACGCTTTCCGTTCAGCATTGAAAAAAGGGGTTTTACATGGCTACTCGCCTGCCTTGATTGAAAAGGGCAGACCAACAGTTGCTTCTTTTCTTAGAGATAATGGATACACTACAGCATGCATAGGAAAATGGCATCTGGGGCTTAACTGGGTAAAAAATGATCCGGCAAAACCGATAGGTACCCCCGGTACAGGGACAAAACTAACATCAGATTTTGATGATAATGTAAACTATACAAAAGCATTGGAAGACGGTCCTTTAAACCATGGTTTTGATTATTCCTATATCCTCCCGGCCTCTTTAGATATGAGCCCTTACCTTTACCTTAGGAATGATAAAGCCGTGTTACCGGCAACCGGTTTTACCTCAGGACAAAGTGAAAACGACCGTCGCGGTACCATGAGAAGAGCGGGAAAAATGTCACCTGGATTTGATTTCCAGCAGGTATTACCCGGGTTCATTAATGATGCTATTGACTATATCAACAAACAAAATAATACCGGCAAGCCTTTTTTCCTTTACCTTCCCCTTCCTTCGCCACATACTCCTTGGGTACCTACAGAAGATTTCAAACAATCTAAAGCGGGGCTTTATGGCAATTATGTAGAAGAAACAGATTACATGATTGGGAAAGTCCTGGAAGCTTTAAAAAAGAATCATATGGACCAAAACACATTGGTTATTGTAACGAGCGACAATGGCTCAGACTGGAAGCCGTCAGACATTGAAGAAACCAGACACCGTGCAAATTACATTTACAGGGGTAGAAAAGCCGATATATATGAGGCTGGCCACCGAATTCCATTTATCGCCCGCTGGCCTAAACAAATTAAACCCGGATCAACCAGTAACCAGATCTTGTGCACCACTGATTTTTTTGCAACCGTTGCCGCTATTATCCAAAAGCCCCTGCCGGCAAACGCCGCCGAGGACAGTGAACCGATACTAAATGCTTTCACCGGAAAAGCAAAATCACCCATCCGGGAGGCAATTATTCATCATTCTTTAGGTGGCATTTTTGCCATCCGAAAAGGCGATTGGAAGCTAAGCACCGAATTGGGCTCAGGTGGCTTTACAGATCCGCGAAAACTGGAGGCTAAACCAGGCGAAGCCCCCATGACGCTCTATAATGTAGCCAACGATATAGAAGAAAAAAACAACCTGTATTTCGAAAAACCCGAAATTGTAAACGAGTTACAAGCACTGTTAAAGAAATACCTTGATGAAGGACACAGCAGGAAAATGAAATAA
- a CDS encoding SLC5 family protein, with protein MGNIVERLTSLDYFIVIAYLVILIVIGYRASFSKKKNENETLFLANKSLGWSSIGFNMWGTNVGPSMLLAFASIGYSTGIVAVNFDWYAFVFLFLLAIVFAPKYLAAKVSTMPEFMGKRYGDSTQNILAWYALVKILISWLSLGLFAGGFLVRQILGIPMWQSVTVLVTFAGLFTFFGGLKAIAKVNVFQMILLIGVSLALTILGLHKVGGIEVLYSKTPAHYWNLIQPTSNPKYPWYAIFLGYPVAAVAFFCTDQAMVQSVLGAKNLEQGQLGVSFIGWLKILSLPLFIITGVLCFVLFPGLKDPNEAYMTMVTNLFPPGMNGLVIVVLIAVLVGTIGSSLNSLSTVFTMDVYVKNINPQASNKQIIRMGRLSVIAGCIFAVIVVLAIDNIKGLNLFDVFQSVLGFIAPPLSVVFLLTVFWKRTTRKAVNFTLSVGSVLSLGTGVIYLWILPPDKYPFWPHYLILSFLIFIGLLLIAILISLADRNPTVYAINELDKKTIEKPTRRVWVSWIALAIVMVALYLFFNGH; from the coding sequence ATGGGAAATATTGTTGAACGATTAACCAGCCTGGATTACTTTATTGTGATCGCCTATCTGGTTATTCTGATTGTAATTGGTTACCGGGCTAGTTTTTCCAAAAAGAAAAATGAGAACGAAACCTTATTCCTGGCCAATAAATCGCTGGGCTGGTCCAGTATTGGTTTTAACATGTGGGGTACTAATGTTGGGCCGTCTATGCTCCTGGCTTTTGCCAGCATCGGCTATAGTACCGGTATTGTAGCCGTAAATTTCGATTGGTATGCTTTTGTGTTCCTGTTTTTGCTGGCCATTGTTTTTGCACCTAAATATCTGGCAGCAAAAGTGAGTACTATGCCCGAATTTATGGGAAAAAGGTATGGCGACTCTACTCAGAATATCCTGGCCTGGTATGCGCTCGTCAAAATACTCATCTCCTGGCTATCGCTGGGGCTGTTTGCCGGTGGCTTCCTGGTTCGCCAGATACTCGGTATTCCAATGTGGCAGTCGGTTACGGTTCTGGTTACATTTGCGGGGCTTTTCACCTTCTTTGGTGGCCTGAAAGCCATTGCCAAAGTAAACGTTTTTCAAATGATCCTGCTTATCGGGGTCTCATTGGCTTTAACTATTTTAGGTTTACATAAAGTAGGCGGAATAGAAGTTTTATACAGCAAAACGCCTGCCCATTACTGGAATCTGATTCAGCCGACCAGCAACCCTAAATACCCCTGGTATGCCATTTTTCTGGGCTATCCGGTAGCTGCGGTGGCATTTTTCTGTACAGATCAGGCCATGGTACAATCGGTGCTTGGGGCCAAAAATCTGGAGCAGGGGCAACTTGGTGTCAGTTTTATTGGCTGGTTAAAAATCCTGTCGCTGCCTTTGTTTATCATCACGGGTGTGCTATGTTTTGTACTGTTCCCTGGTCTCAAAGATCCTAACGAGGCATATATGACCATGGTGACCAATCTTTTTCCTCCGGGGATGAACGGGCTGGTGATTGTAGTGCTGATTGCTGTCCTGGTAGGTACCATTGGGTCGTCTTTAAATTCGCTCAGTACTGTGTTTACCATGGACGTATATGTCAAAAATATCAATCCACAGGCCAGCAATAAACAAATTATCCGCATGGGCAGGCTATCGGTTATTGCAGGCTGCATTTTTGCAGTCATTGTGGTATTGGCTATCGATAACATTAAGGGGTTAAACCTGTTTGATGTTTTTCAATCGGTGTTGGGCTTCATTGCACCGCCTTTGTCGGTCGTTTTTCTGCTTACCGTATTCTGGAAAAGAACTACCCGTAAGGCGGTAAATTTTACTTTGTCGGTAGGCTCGGTATTGAGTTTGGGCACCGGCGTAATCTATCTGTGGATTCTTCCTCCGGATAAATATCCTTTCTGGCCGCATTACCTGATCCTTTCTTTTTTGATTTTTATCGGTTTGCTGCTCATCGCCATCCTGATTTCGCTGGCCGACAGGAACCCTACAGTTTATGCCATCAATGAGTTGGATAAAAAAACTATTGAAAAACCGACCCGGCGGGTATGGGTTTCCTGGATTGCTCTGGCCATAGTGATGGTCGCTTTATATCTTTTTTTTAACGGACATTAA
- a CDS encoding NAD(P)/FAD-dependent oxidoreductase, whose amino-acid sequence MKNQQHYDVVIIGGSYAGLSAALALGRAIRKVLVIDSGAPCNRQTPHSHNFLTQDGVTPAAIAAMGKAEVMKYPTVDFMDELVTAVKGENNHFEVFTGAGKPIQARKLIFSTGVKDQMPDIPGFANCWGISVIHCPYCHGYEYKDQVTGILANGDTAIEMASLIHNWTKKLTVFTNGKSQLTGEQLQKMSALNIPVIETKIHELQHTAGHLDHIVFTDGNHFVLDALYARLPFEQHFGGAQQMGCDINAQGYIQVDEFQKTNIAGIYAAGDNTTRFRAVSAAVAAGGKAGAFINHELIAEG is encoded by the coding sequence ATGAAAAATCAACAACATTATGATGTAGTAATTATTGGCGGTAGTTACGCTGGACTTTCCGCTGCATTGGCATTGGGTAGGGCCATTCGCAAGGTACTTGTTATCGATAGTGGGGCGCCCTGCAACAGACAAACACCACATTCGCATAATTTCCTTACACAGGATGGCGTCACACCGGCCGCCATTGCTGCAATGGGCAAGGCCGAGGTGATGAAATATCCCACTGTCGACTTTATGGATGAGCTGGTGACAGCGGTTAAAGGAGAAAATAACCATTTTGAGGTTTTTACCGGGGCGGGTAAGCCTATTCAGGCACGTAAGTTAATATTTAGTACCGGGGTAAAAGATCAGATGCCGGATATTCCAGGTTTTGCCAATTGCTGGGGGATATCTGTCATTCATTGCCCTTATTGTCATGGCTATGAGTATAAAGATCAGGTTACCGGGATTCTGGCCAATGGAGATACCGCAATTGAAATGGCCTCATTAATCCATAATTGGACTAAAAAACTGACCGTTTTTACCAATGGCAAGTCGCAGCTGACTGGAGAACAATTGCAAAAAATGTCGGCTTTAAATATCCCTGTTATAGAAACAAAAATTCATGAGCTTCAGCATACCGCCGGACATCTGGACCATATTGTATTTACCGATGGCAACCATTTCGTACTGGATGCTTTATATGCAAGGCTTCCATTTGAGCAGCATTTTGGAGGGGCACAACAAATGGGCTGTGACATCAATGCCCAGGGCTATATTCAGGTTGATGAATTTCAGAAAACAAATATAGCGGGTATTTATGCGGCAGGTGATAATACGACCCGGTTCCGTGCGGTTTCTGCAGCGGTGGCAGCAGGAGGCAAGGCGGGAGCATTCATCAATCATGAGCTGATTGCGGAAGGATAG
- the dinB gene encoding DNA polymerase IV, whose product MSTEKQIIHMDQDAFFVSVEIKKDTSLVGKPVIIGGTSDRGVVTSCSYEARKFGVHSAMSSRMAKMLCPHAIFIKGNMDEYSKASHEITDILKERVPLIEKASIDEHYIDMTGMDRFHGTKQYAHELRELVIRETGLPISFGLSVNKTVSKMATNECKPNGELNVISAKVRSFLNPLSIRKIPGLGEKTFVKLSDMGIKKIYTLAQIHPDQMTCLLGKSGLSLLQKAQGIDYSPVIPYTEQKSIGTQCTFHADSIDIEMINNLLIAQVMDVAYQLREKKKLTACVTVTIRYANFETETKQVAIGYTSLDTVLIATAKDLFKKMYNRRMLLRLIGVRLSNLVSGFEQIDLYSESQEQYSLIQALDKIRKRFGQQAVTRAAVMDIKL is encoded by the coding sequence ATGTCAACAGAAAAGCAGATCATACATATGGATCAGGATGCCTTTTTTGTATCCGTCGAAATAAAAAAAGATACATCGCTGGTCGGTAAGCCCGTAATTATTGGCGGTACTTCCGATCGGGGCGTAGTCACCTCCTGTAGTTATGAGGCGCGTAAATTCGGTGTGCATTCGGCCATGTCTTCGCGCATGGCCAAAATGTTATGCCCACACGCTATCTTTATTAAAGGGAATATGGACGAGTATTCTAAAGCCTCACATGAAATTACTGACATCCTGAAGGAGCGTGTACCACTAATTGAAAAGGCCAGTATTGACGAGCATTATATTGATATGACGGGCATGGATCGTTTTCACGGTACAAAGCAGTATGCCCATGAATTGAGGGAGCTAGTGATCAGAGAAACAGGCTTACCCATATCCTTCGGACTTTCGGTTAATAAAACGGTTTCCAAAATGGCTACTAATGAATGTAAACCCAATGGTGAACTGAACGTGATCTCAGCTAAAGTACGGTCCTTTCTCAATCCGCTGTCTATCCGGAAAATTCCTGGATTGGGCGAGAAGACCTTTGTGAAACTGAGTGATATGGGCATTAAAAAGATTTATACGTTGGCGCAAATCCATCCCGATCAGATGACCTGTTTGTTGGGGAAATCGGGTTTGTCATTGCTGCAAAAAGCACAGGGTATTGATTACAGTCCGGTTATTCCCTATACAGAGCAAAAATCCATCGGCACACAATGCACCTTTCATGCCGATTCGATAGATATCGAGATGATCAACAATTTACTCATCGCCCAGGTGATGGATGTAGCGTATCAACTGAGAGAGAAAAAGAAACTGACCGCCTGCGTAACGGTAACCATTCGCTATGCCAACTTTGAGACAGAAACGAAGCAGGTAGCCATCGGTTATACCTCGCTGGATACCGTGCTTATAGCCACAGCAAAAGATCTGTTTAAAAAAATGTACAACCGAAGGATGTTATTGCGGTTGATTGGAGTGCGGTTATCTAACCTGGTATCGGGATTTGAGCAGATCGATTTGTACAGCGAATCGCAGGAACAATACAGTCTGATACAGGCTCTGGATAAAATCAGGAAGCGGTTTGGGCAGCAGGCGGTAACCAGGGCCGCGGTGATGGATATTAAATTGTAA
- a CDS encoding L-rhamnose mutarotase, with amino-acid sequence MMRMMFKPFLLILMMLVFWQHPAVSAADIYVSTKGADRNAGTKAAPLASLLQALRNARELRRLNDPSIKNGINIIIEKGIYRLDEPVAIRPEDSGTADSPTRISSQDGEEVVLSGGIVLSSWKRLSKAPAGLSVNDKVKLFIVDIPVLNNSYLQFRQFWFDGKKGVKARNRNQGKMDRILSWNALERTCRIPISALKGLRSPDQVKGLEMVIQQWWAIANLRIKSVKVIGEEAELSFMEPESRVQSEHPWPAPWISAKTGNSPFYLTGSIRFLDEPGEWYEDLKNGKLYYWPREGENLNTGKAVVPYLETLVKIEGTIDRPVSYVFFKGISFQHAGWLRPSQYGHVPHQAGMYMLDAYKLKIPGTTDKQGLENQAWVGRPAAAVSVSYAQHTGFEGCRFEHHASTGLDYMRGTSNNEIKGNLFKDIGGSGILVGVFSDEATEAHLPYNPKDERVICTNESINNNLITDVTNEDWGCVGIGAGYVRGIRIAHNEISDVGYSGISVGWGWTKTINAMRNNTIKANKIHHYGKYLYDVAGIYTLSAQPGSEISDNYVDSIYKAPYPHDPNHWFYLYTDEGSSYFTVKNNWTPAEKYLQNANGPGNVWLGNGPKVADSIKVKAGLESSYAYLLKNKSVNMDSQELNSLESAHGDELVIEVVLAVPVGLSKGLLTEICREKGIAASAIYEWNNRLLVYAATHDAAALVRQISTRIPGADVKLYKDVFYTFDRKKHCGKEPVKEWDNIILSTSLVSDAALQKEYLDYHATQFEKWPEVAKGFCNADFQQLRIFKNDRQLILVISIPKGASLDELNPRTTLNNPRVTEWNNLMKKYQEGIAGTKPGEVWVFFRQ; translated from the coding sequence ATGATGAGGATGATGTTTAAACCCTTTTTGCTGATCTTGATGATGTTGGTGTTCTGGCAGCATCCGGCTGTTTCGGCTGCCGATATCTATGTTTCCACAAAAGGGGCTGATCGAAATGCCGGTACAAAGGCAGCGCCCTTAGCCAGCTTATTGCAGGCTTTGCGCAATGCGCGTGAGCTGAGGCGTTTAAATGATCCCTCCATCAAAAATGGGATCAACATCATCATCGAAAAAGGAATTTATCGACTGGATGAGCCGGTGGCGATCAGGCCCGAAGATTCGGGTACAGCCGACAGCCCAACCCGCATCAGCAGCCAGGACGGAGAGGAGGTGGTGCTCAGCGGGGGCATTGTGCTGTCGAGCTGGAAAAGACTAAGTAAAGCACCGGCTGGTCTATCTGTTAATGATAAAGTGAAACTTTTTATAGTTGATATACCTGTTCTGAATAATAGTTATTTACAATTTCGTCAGTTTTGGTTTGATGGAAAAAAAGGAGTAAAAGCAAGAAATCGAAACCAGGGTAAAATGGACCGTATTTTAAGTTGGAATGCATTAGAACGAACCTGCAGGATCCCCATATCGGCACTAAAGGGATTGCGCAGTCCCGATCAGGTTAAAGGTTTGGAAATGGTGATCCAGCAGTGGTGGGCTATCGCGAATCTGCGGATCAAATCGGTAAAGGTTATTGGCGAGGAAGCAGAGCTGAGTTTTATGGAACCGGAAAGCAGGGTGCAGTCGGAACACCCCTGGCCGGCACCCTGGATCTCGGCCAAAACAGGGAACTCTCCTTTCTATCTGACTGGTTCCATCCGTTTTTTGGATGAGCCTGGTGAGTGGTACGAAGACCTGAAAAACGGGAAACTGTATTACTGGCCCCGGGAAGGGGAAAACCTGAATACTGGCAAAGCGGTGGTGCCCTATCTGGAAACTCTGGTAAAAATAGAGGGGACCATTGATCGCCCCGTTTCCTATGTGTTTTTTAAAGGGATTTCCTTTCAGCATGCCGGATGGCTAAGGCCTTCGCAATATGGTCATGTGCCCCATCAGGCAGGTATGTATATGCTGGATGCCTATAAGCTGAAAATTCCTGGAACTACGGATAAGCAGGGATTGGAAAATCAGGCTTGGGTAGGTCGCCCTGCCGCGGCGGTAAGCGTAAGCTATGCACAGCATACAGGCTTTGAAGGCTGCCGTTTCGAGCATCATGCTTCAACCGGGTTAGACTATATGCGGGGAACCAGCAACAACGAAATTAAAGGAAACCTGTTTAAAGATATTGGTGGAAGCGGTATTTTGGTTGGGGTTTTCTCTGATGAGGCGACGGAAGCGCATTTGCCTTATAACCCCAAAGATGAAAGGGTGATTTGTACCAACGAAAGCATCAACAATAACCTGATTACCGATGTGACCAATGAAGACTGGGGTTGTGTGGGTATAGGGGCGGGCTATGTGCGTGGAATCCGTATTGCACACAATGAAATCAGTGACGTGGGCTATTCCGGAATCAGCGTGGGCTGGGGCTGGACAAAGACCATCAATGCCATGCGCAACAATACCATTAAGGCCAATAAAATTCATCATTATGGAAAGTATCTGTACGATGTGGCGGGCATTTACACTTTGTCGGCACAACCTGGCTCAGAGATCAGCGACAACTATGTCGACAGCATTTATAAGGCACCTTATCCGCACGATCCTAACCATTGGTTTTACCTGTATACGGATGAGGGCTCGTCTTACTTTACTGTGAAAAACAACTGGACACCAGCTGAGAAATACTTGCAGAATGCCAATGGGCCAGGCAATGTTTGGTTGGGTAATGGGCCTAAGGTAGCGGATAGTATTAAAGTTAAAGCTGGACTTGAATCAAGTTATGCTTATCTGCTGAAAAACAAATCAGTAAATATGGATAGTCAAGAGCTCAATAGTCTGGAGTCTGCCCATGGCGATGAGTTGGTAATAGAGGTTGTACTAGCTGTTCCGGTTGGTTTGAGCAAAGGTCTGCTGACCGAAATCTGCAGGGAAAAGGGGATTGCTGCATCGGCCATTTATGAATGGAACAACCGCCTGCTGGTGTATGCGGCAACCCATGATGCTGCGGCATTGGTGCGGCAGATCAGTACCAGAATTCCGGGAGCTGACGTGAAATTGTACAAGGATGTGTTTTACACTTTCGACCGGAAAAAGCATTGCGGAAAAGAGCCGGTAAAGGAGTGGGATAATATTATTTTAAGCACCAGCCTGGTTAGCGATGCCGCTTTGCAAAAGGAGTATTTGGACTACCATGCCACGCAATTTGAAAAATGGCCGGAAGTGGCCAAAGGGTTTTGTAATGCCGACTTTCAGCAACTGCGGATTTTTAAAAACGACAGGCAGCTGATCCTGGTGATCAGTATTCCTAAAGGAGCCAGTCTGGATGAATTGAACCCCAGGACGACATTAAATAACCCAAGGGTAACGGAATGGAATAACCTGATGAAAAAATACCAGGAAGGCATTGCTGGTACAAAGCCCGGTGAGGTTTGGGTGTTTTTCAGGCAGTGA
- a CDS encoding alpha-L-rhamnosidase C-terminal domain-containing protein, translated as MKIKLQKLVALVVLLLVFYADAQAQKASWIWYPGDLDIWVSNKMQNRRTERGAFLPPFWKMDSHYVLVEFHKEFNLGSAEEVKLYVEGQYNVKIDGQAFPGYPKKITIPAGKHKLSLKVYGQDKVPAIFVQGKTVLSDESWLTTFEDKEWIDESGKASDKSGTTYVSVGSWNLTDPLSPPSRFKLNTQAMMAVKTEKINKGFVADFGKETFGFVKLQGLKGKGKLHIYYGESKEEALSSDKCETLDLLEIDLKGKTDSLIELSKAFRYVNCQPEGNVSLDKVSMLYEYAPVTEKGTFRCSDEQVNKIYDVAKYTFHLNTREFFIDGIKRDRWVWSGDAYQSYLMNYYSFNESAIVKRTLLAQRGKDPVTAHINTIMDYSFYWFLGIYDYYQYSGDQKFVQDVYPRMKSLMDYVLNRRNKDGLLEWMPGDWIFIDWADKLSKDGEVSFEQLLFCRSLETMALCADMAKDTDAAANYKQLAAELKAKIFKLYWDENKHALVHSRVGGKATDNVTRYANMFGIFFDYFTPAQKMEVKQHVLMNDKINKITTPYMRFYELEALCAMGEQSYVLKQMKDYWGGMLNLGATSFWEEYNPDKKGTEHLAMYGRPFGKSLCHAWGASPIYLLGKYYLGVKPLTSGYQTYVIEPALGGLEWMEGKVPTPSGEISLYCSKKEIRVKADEGTGVLRFKSISKPVVKGGEAVEVGKRTYEVKIEKGIDYTVVYVK; from the coding sequence ATGAAAATTAAATTACAGAAACTTGTTGCCCTTGTGGTATTGTTACTTGTCTTTTATGCCGATGCACAGGCACAAAAAGCTTCCTGGATCTGGTACCCGGGGGATCTGGACATCTGGGTTTCCAATAAAATGCAAAACCGCCGAACAGAGCGAGGTGCCTTTTTGCCTCCATTCTGGAAAATGGACAGCCATTATGTGCTGGTCGAGTTTCATAAGGAATTTAACCTGGGCAGTGCCGAGGAGGTAAAACTATATGTGGAAGGGCAATACAATGTAAAAATCGACGGACAGGCTTTTCCGGGCTATCCTAAAAAGATTACCATACCTGCTGGCAAACACAAGCTCAGCTTAAAAGTGTATGGACAGGATAAGGTGCCGGCTATATTTGTGCAGGGTAAAACGGTGCTTTCTGACGAAAGCTGGCTGACTACTTTTGAAGATAAGGAATGGATAGATGAAAGTGGAAAGGCGTCAGATAAATCGGGTACAACCTATGTTTCTGTGGGTTCATGGAATTTAACCGATCCTTTGTCGCCTCCTTCTCGGTTTAAGCTGAACACGCAGGCTATGATGGCGGTGAAAACCGAAAAAATAAATAAAGGTTTTGTGGCCGATTTTGGCAAAGAGACTTTTGGTTTCGTCAAATTGCAGGGCTTAAAAGGCAAAGGAAAGTTGCATATTTATTATGGCGAGTCGAAGGAAGAAGCTTTATCAAGCGATAAATGTGAGACCCTGGATCTTTTGGAAATTGATTTGAAGGGGAAAACCGATTCGCTGATTGAATTGTCTAAAGCTTTTCGTTATGTGAATTGTCAGCCCGAAGGAAATGTGAGTCTGGATAAAGTGAGCATGTTGTACGAATATGCACCGGTAACGGAAAAGGGGACCTTCCGTTGTTCGGATGAGCAGGTCAACAAGATTTATGATGTTGCTAAATACACTTTTCACCTCAATACCCGCGAATTTTTTATCGATGGCATTAAGCGCGACCGCTGGGTATGGTCGGGTGATGCTTACCAGAGCTACCTCATGAATTATTACTCTTTTAATGAGTCGGCCATCGTAAAAAGAACTTTACTGGCCCAGCGCGGCAAAGATCCGGTTACTGCGCATATCAATACCATTATGGATTATTCTTTTTATTGGTTTTTAGGGATTTACGACTACTACCAGTACAGTGGTGACCAAAAATTTGTGCAGGATGTGTATCCGAGGATGAAAAGTTTGATGGATTATGTGCTGAACCGACGTAATAAGGATGGTTTACTGGAATGGATGCCGGGTGACTGGATTTTTATTGACTGGGCAGACAAACTGAGCAAGGATGGGGAGGTTAGTTTTGAGCAATTGCTGTTCTGTCGCAGTCTGGAAACCATGGCACTTTGTGCCGATATGGCAAAGGATACCGATGCTGCAGCCAATTATAAGCAGTTGGCTGCTGAGCTGAAAGCGAAGATATTTAAGTTATACTGGGATGAAAACAAACACGCGTTGGTACACAGCAGGGTTGGCGGTAAAGCTACCGACAATGTAACCCGCTATGCCAATATGTTCGGTATCTTTTTCGATTATTTTACACCTGCTCAAAAAATGGAGGTAAAACAGCATGTGCTGATGAACGACAAAATCAACAAGATTACCACACCATACATGCGTTTTTATGAGTTGGAGGCACTTTGCGCTATGGGCGAGCAATCGTATGTGCTGAAACAGATGAAAGACTATTGGGGCGGTATGCTCAATTTGGGGGCTACTTCTTTTTGGGAAGAGTATAATCCTGATAAAAAGGGTACCGAGCATTTGGCCATGTATGGCCGTCCTTTTGGTAAAAGCCTTTGTCATGCCTGGGGTGCCAGTCCCATTTACCTGTTGGGAAAATACTATCTGGGTGTAAAACCGCTTACCTCGGGGTATCAAACTTATGTGATAGAGCCCGCACTAGGTGGTTTAGAGTGGATGGAGGGCAAGGTACCTACGCCTTCGGGCGAGATTTCGTTGTATTGCAGCAAAAAGGAAATCAGGGTTAAGGCTGATGAAGGTACAGGTGTATTACGTTTTAAAAGCATATCTAAGCCCGTTGTAAAAGGTGGCGAAGCTGTTGAGGTTGGTAAAAGGACTTATGAGGTGAAAATTGAAAAAGGGATTGATTATACGGTTGTTTATGTCAAATAG
- a CDS encoding Gfo/Idh/MocA family protein, with amino-acid sequence MLKLGILGLGEGRSTMSAALASKQYELVKICDANEAVCRQRAKEFDFPHYTTSYQEMLDDAAIDVIAIYTPDHLHADHVKQALLHGKHVVCTKPFIDDLACAKELFEVSRQSGKKVFVGQSSRFFEPYKRQRTDYTAGIIGDLITVECHYNADHRWFLEKKWALEPSFKWLYGGLSHPVDFIRWYLPQVEEVMGYGMISANGKKAGLKNEDTMHFIFKATDGRIARVSGAYTGPIQPAYRESEMSCVLRGTEGASQADYHELRYAVTTNTGEEQLITWGDAKLKHFFRFEGQSHHAGEYQNYLEYFAESIKNDTIAYPDLKEGIGTVALLQAMDRALQTGLPVKINDILNEYQLLRADFGF; translated from the coding sequence ATGTTAAAATTAGGAATATTAGGACTGGGCGAAGGCCGTAGTACCATGTCGGCAGCCCTGGCTAGCAAGCAATATGAGCTGGTGAAGATTTGTGATGCCAATGAAGCTGTTTGCAGGCAAAGGGCAAAGGAATTCGATTTTCCGCATTATACCACCAGTTATCAGGAGATGCTGGATGATGCCGCCATCGACGTGATCGCAATCTATACGCCCGATCATTTACACGCAGACCACGTTAAACAAGCGCTGCTGCACGGAAAGCATGTAGTTTGCACCAAACCTTTCATTGACGATTTGGCCTGCGCTAAAGAGCTCTTTGAGGTTTCAAGGCAAAGTGGTAAAAAAGTATTTGTGGGACAGAGCTCCCGTTTTTTTGAACCTTACAAACGTCAGCGTACCGATTATACAGCTGGCATCATTGGCGATTTGATTACTGTAGAGTGCCACTACAATGCCGACCACCGTTGGTTCCTGGAAAAGAAATGGGCATTGGAGCCTTCATTTAAATGGCTGTATGGAGGTCTAAGTCATCCGGTAGATTTTATTCGCTGGTACCTGCCTCAAGTTGAAGAGGTGATGGGTTATGGGATGATCAGTGCAAATGGAAAAAAGGCTGGATTAAAGAATGAGGATACAATGCACTTCATTTTTAAAGCTACAGATGGACGAATTGCACGTGTAAGCGGTGCTTATACAGGTCCTATACAACCGGCCTATCGGGAAAGTGAAATGAGCTGTGTACTGCGGGGTACGGAAGGCGCTAGTCAGGCCGATTACCACGAGCTGCGTTATGCCGTTACTACCAATACAGGCGAGGAGCAGCTTATCACCTGGGGTGATGCCAAATTGAAACATTTTTTCCGTTTTGAAGGGCAGAGCCACCACGCCGGCGAGTATCAGAATTATCTGGAGTATTTTGCTGAAAGCATTAAAAATGATACCATAGCTTATCCCGATCTGAAAGAAGGCATTGGCACTGTCGCTTTACTGCAGGCAATGGATAGGGCTTTGCAGACCGGTTTACCGGTTAAAATCAACGATATATTAAACGAATATCAGCTTTTAAGAGCCGATTTCGGATTTTAA